The following proteins are encoded in a genomic region of Periophthalmus magnuspinnatus isolate fPerMag1 chromosome 10, fPerMag1.2.pri, whole genome shotgun sequence:
- the LOC117377861 gene encoding proteinase-activated receptor 1-like — protein MKLLNHPLHGSCQVVRCLWSLGCWFRPCPVGEDGVASSRSWLRGFLFLKMVTLLLFPYWTFLGLILGCPFSIKALVLLSSPQISTKPSTVFLFHLALADVLLLLHWMLIIGHKLAMCFGVDFSNFLTQDLQELWLKNALIIFSNHLLDAHLLASLFFLGFLGLEATLVSRWPLQTRAIRTSHWAQLGCSLIWVLVLSELTFVVFSKIQITQTLPSFFSLDTLSFCLRRVLWLCDLWVHYNIIYNKPRKRRSSFH, from the exons ATGAAGCTACTCAACCACCCACTTCACGG ATCTTGCCAAGTGGTACGCTGTCTCTGGTCCCTTGGGTGCTGGTTCAGGCCCTGTCCCGTGGGAGAGGATGGTGTGGCTTCCTCTCGCTCGTGGCTGCGTGGGTTCCTCTTCCTCAAAATGGTCACTCTACTCCTCTTCCCCTACTGGACTTTCTTGGGTCTGATTTTGGGATGTCCCTTCAGCATCAAAGCCCTGGTCCTACTCAGCTCTCCTCAAATCTCCACCAAACCATCTACTGTCTTTCTTTTCCATCTGGCTCTCGCTGATGTGCTACTATTGCTACACTGGATGCTTATAATTGGACATAAACTAGCCATGTGTTTTGGAGTAGACTTCAGCAACTTTCTAACCCAAGATCTCCAAGAATTATGGTTAAAAAACGCATTGATCATCTTCTCAAACCACCTTCTAGATGCACACCTCTTagcttctttgtttttcttgggTTTTCTTGGACTTGAAGCTACCTTAGTCTCCCGTTGGCCTCTCCAAACTCGCGCCATCAGAACGTCCCACTGGGCACAGCTCGGGTGCTCCCTAATTTGGGTCCTGGTCCTGTCTGAACTCACTTTTGTGGTGTTTTCAAAGATCCAAATTACACAAACTCTGCCCTCTTTCTTCTCATTGGACACACTTTCTTTTTGCCTGAGGAGAGTTCTGTGGCTGTGTGACTTATGGGTCCATTATAACATAATTTATAACAAACCACGGAAGAGAAGGAGCTCCTTTCATTAA
- the cysltr1 gene encoding cysteinyl leukotriene receptor 1, with protein MDHLNSTSLPNSTECPSIDEFRNQVYSTVYSLVTVFALVGNGFALVILIRTYHQSTPFHIYMLNLAVSDILCAGTLPFRVLYYVNKGQWNYGDFLCRFTSYSLYVNLYCSIYFMAVMSVTRFLAIVFPVKNMYLVTEKRARMVCFGVWIIICIMSIPFLMLGQHFDPVTNKTKCFEPPKMIKGIKVLVRLNYVSLAVGFMMPFLVILICYIGIIRALMSSTVAASRKTTSANRAIGMIVIVLLTFLICFMPYHVQRTIHLHFLSQTDASCGETVAMQKYVVVTLCLAASNSCFDPLLYFFSGESFRGRVNSFRQSFRGKWTVRGNPDEAKEVKRLNESLPQL; from the coding sequence ATGGATCATTTAAACTCCACATCTCTTCCCAACTCCACGGAGTGCCCTTCCATCGATGAATTCAGGAACCAGGTGTACTCCACGGTCTACTCCCTTGTCACCGTCTTTGCATTGGTCGGGAATGGTTTCGCTCTGGTCATTTTGATTCGAACCTACCACCAGAGCACTCCCTTTCACATCTACATGCTCAACCTGGCTGTATCGGACATTTTGTGTGCTGGCACTCTGCCTTTCCGCGTTCTGTACTATGTCAACAAGGGCCAGTGGAATTATGGGGACTTCCTGTGCCGATTCACCTCTTACTCTCTCTATGTCAACCTCTACTGCAGCATCTACTTCATGGCTGTAATGTCCGTGACGCGATTTTTGGCTATAGTCTTCCCGGTGAAAAATATGTACTTGGTTACAGAAAAACGAGCTCGAATGGTTTGTTTTGGAGTGTGGATTATAATTTGTATAATGTCCATTCCGTTTCTAATGTTGGGGCAACATTTTGATCCCgtaactaacaaaacaaaatgctttGAACCTCCAAAAATGATCAAAGGCATCAAAGTCCTAGTTAGGCTTAACTACGTTTCCCTTGCTGTTGGTTTCATGATGCCATTTTTGGTCATCCTGATTTGCTACATTGGTATTATCCGTGCATTAATGTCAAGTACTGTGGCAGCAAGTAGGAAAACGACATCGGCAAATAGAGCAATTGGAATGATAGTGATTGTTTTGTTAACGTTCCTGATTTGCTTCATGCCGTATCATGTCCAGCGCACCATCCACTTGCACTTCCTGTCCCAGACCGATGCTTCCTGTGGGGAGACGGTTGCTATGCAGAAATATGTGGTGGTGACCCTGTGTCTGGCCGCATCCAATTCCTGTTTTGATCCACTGTTGTATTTCTTTTCGGGTGAAAGTTTTAGGGGTCGAGTTAACTCTTTTAGACAATCCTTTAGGGGCAAATGGACTGTTAGAGGAAACCCAGATGAGGCTAAGGAAGTCAAACGGCTCAATGAGAGTTTGCCACAATTATGA